The window GGAAATGCGTTCTTCGATCACCTCGGTGATACGCGTTTCCACCACATTGGCGGCGGCGCCGGGATAGTCGGTGGTGACACTGACCACGGGAGGATCAATGGCGGGATATTCCCTTAACGGCAAGCGCTCAAAGCAGAGATAACCGAAGGCGATGAGCAACAGTCCGATCACCGAAGCGAACACCGGGCGTTTGACGGAGAGGTCTGAGAGCATCATTCCGTTTGTTCCGCCTGCTTCTCGCCTTGTAACAGCTTGGCGACGTTGAGGGCGCCGTCATCCACAGCGATGACTTTTACCGTGGAGCCGTCGGAGATTTTAACCAGACCATGACTGATAACCAAGTCGCCTTCCTCTAGGCCCTTCAGAATCTCCACCTTACCGGCTTTGCGGGAGCCGATTTCCACCTGTCTGCGTTGCGCTCTGGCCGGTTCGCCTTCCGCCACCACAAAAACGTAGTGAGCGGTTCCCACTGTTGAGATGGCGCTTTCTGGAATCACCAGGGTGGTGCGTGGGCGTGACTGCAGGTCCAGCTGCAGCAACATGCCGGTCAGTAGCATGCGTCCCGGGTTATCGAAGGCGGCCCGCGCCTGCACGGTGCGTGTGACCGGGTCGACCCGCGGAGAAATGCTCTTAAGTTCGCCTGTGAATGTCTGGCCGGGGTAAGCACTGGTTTCAGCTTCCACTTTTAACCCCGGCTTCAGGTTGGCGAGGAAAACCGAAGGGATAGCGAAGTCCACTTTGACGACGCTGAGATCATCCAGCGTGGTCAGCACGTCGCTGGGTTCCACCAGCGCGCCCACACTGATATGGCGCAAGCCGAGTACGCCGTTGAACGGCGCGGTGATCTGATGGGCTGCGATGCGGGTGCGAATGGCCTCGATTTCCGCCTGACTTTGATCCACGCGGGCGCGGGCCGCATCCAGATCCGCCTCGCTGCCGACGCGGCGGTTGTAAAGCTCCTGGGCTCGGCGATAAGCGCTCTCCCGCTCAGCCTGTACCGCCAGGGTGGAGCGCAGATTGGCCTGTTCTTCTTCATCATCCAGCTTGATCAGCAGGTCGCCGCGCTTGACGCTGGCCCCGTCTTCAAAATGAATGCTGATCACTTTCTCGGTGATTTTTGGCGTGATATTGACCGACTCATTAGCGTTGACTGTGCCCAACGCTTCGATTTTGTCGTAATAGGGAGTGGATTGCGCGGATGCGGCGATGACTGAGGTGGGCGGTCTACCGGCGGCGTGCAGCAGTCCTGTGAGACTGATACCAATCAGGGCCGCGGCAAGCGCCCCGTTCAGCATTCGTGAAGACATGTCCTGAGTCCTTAGCCTGAAACGTGAATACAAGCGCATCGTGCGCGCCGGCGGATACGGGGCGGCCTGGCGTTGTGCTCGCTTCGGACGCTGGCGGCGGCGCCAACATGGGCGTCATGGTTATACGAGAAAGATTATCACTTTGATCTGGGCGCTTCAGTAGAATTCTGTGCGTCTGAATTCTTCGTAATCTTTCCTTGCAGGCGGCGCGCTTTCTGGCTTTTACACACATCGGAAGCCGCTTTGTCTACGTATAAAGCCAATTGTGGACGGCGTATGAAGCAGGCGCCGCAGCCAGCGGGCGACGTCGGATGCTACAATGCCAATTATGAATCCGCAGCGCCAAGGCGCCATTACGGAGGTCTCTGCATGAATGCCGGCGACAATAGCTTCAAAACTCCATCCATCGTTCGCCGAGGCGACGGAGAGGTGCGGCTGGTCGGGTTTGAGCTGGAGTTCACCGGGCTGACACTGGAGCAAACCGTGGCCGCGCTGCAAACTGCGTTGGGCGCGCAGGTCATCTCCGGTTCAGCGGCGGAAAAAAAGCTTCATGTCGACTCGTTGGGGAAGTTCAGTGTTGAAGTGGATTGGGATTACTTCAAACGTCAGGCCGCCCAGCAACAAGGAGAGGAAGAAGACGAGTGGGTGCAACTGCTGGGTCAGGCGGCGAAGCTGCTGGTTCCGATGGAAGTAGTGTGCCCACCCTTGCCGATCACCAGCCTCACTGCGCTGGACCCTATGGTCGTCGCCCTGAGAGACGCCGGCGCCCAAGGCACGGAAGACTCGCCCATCGCCGCCTACGGCGTGCACATCAACCCGGAGATTCCCTCCCTCGATGCCGCGGCCATCGCCGCCTACCTGAAGGCGTTCAGCCTGCTGCAATGGTGGCTGGTGGAGCGTCTGCAAGTGGATATGACCCGACGCATCAGCCCTTATATCGATCTTTACCCTGAGTCATACGTGCGCCAACTTTTGTCGGACCCGGCGCCGAACCTGGATCGGCTGTTTATTGACTACCTCGCCTATAATCCTACCCGTAACCGTGCGTTGGACATGCTGCCGCTGCTAATGGAAATAGATGGCGAGCGGGTACGGCGCGCTGTGGACGATGAGCGTATTCAGGCGCGTCCAACCTTTCACTATCGCCTGCCGAACTCATTGATCGACCGCCCTGACTGGAGCTTGGCGGTTCCCTGGAACAGTTGGTGGGTGGTGGAGGAGCTGGCCTGTCGTCCTGATGATATTGAACGACTTAGCGCTGCTTATCTGGACGCGTGGCGCCCGCTATTGGGCGTCAGTCGCCATGATTGGATAGAGACCATGGAACAATGGATACAAGACTCCGGGTTGGCGTAACCGGCAGCGGCCGCAAGTGGTCGCCATCCTGGTGGTGCGCGCAGTTAGCGCTGCGCATGGCGGGCGCGCATCCGGAGCGCATCAGTGTGCGTCATGCCCCCAGTGGCATTCCCTTGGACGCCCTGATTATTGGAGGCGGCGACGATATCAGCCCGGAACACTACAACGGCGATATCAATGAGAAAGTCAAAATAGACCCGGATCGTGACGCTCTGGAAATCGCCTGGATTCACAAAGCCCTGGAGCACAACATCCCGCTGTTGGGCATCTGTCGCGGCGCGCAACTGATCAACTGCGTGCTGGGCGGGGCGCTGCATCAGGACATTCGTCATATGCGCAAGCTCACCTATAACCGGCCGGGATTGCTGCCCACCAAACAGGTTCAGCTGGAAAAGGACTCTCGGATGTCCGCCATCTGCGGCTCCAGAAAACTGCGTGTCAATAGCTTGCATCACCAGGCGATCAAGGTGCCCGGCGCTGGCCTGAAAGTAGTGGGGCGCGATCTGGACTTTATCGTGCAGGCGGTGGAATGCGTCAGCGGCCGCAAGATCATCGGCGTGCAGTGGCACCCGGAATATCTGTTTTATCTGCCGTCGCAGTTCGCGTTGTTTCGCTGGCTATTGCAGGAGCAACCGCACCGGAAGCATGCTCACGCGTCTTCCGGCAGGGGCTGAGTGGCGTTGTCGCCGAGGAACTTGTTCAGGAACTGGCGGGTGCGCGCTTCTTTAGGGTTGCTGAACAACGTCTTGGCGTCTCCTTGCTCCACGATGACGCCGCCGTCGATGAATATGGCGCGATTGGCCACGTCCCGGGCGAAACTCATTTCATGAGTGACGATCACCATGGTGCGCTTTTCCTCCGCCAGGCTGCGAATCGTCGCCAGCACTTCGCCCACCAGCTCGGGATCAAGGGCGGAGGTCGGTTCGTCGAACAGAATCACGTCCGGCTCCATGGCGAGGGCGCGGGCGATGGCTACCCGTTGTTGCTGTCCGCCGGAAAGGCGTTTGGGATAAGAATCCTCTTTACCCGTAAGACCGACACGGGCCAGCAGGCTGCGGCCTTTGGCGGCGGCCTGTTCGCGAGACTCCTTTTTCACCACCACGGGGCCTTCCATCACGTTTTCCAGCGCCGTGCGGTGAGGAAACAGATTGAAGTTCTGAAAGACGAAACCGACATGCTGGCGCAGCTTGCGTATCAGACCTTGCTGCGGACCCAGAGGGCGATCGGCGTCGATCTCGAAATCACCGACGCGGATGTGGCCGCCGCTGGGCTCTTCCAGCAGATTCATACAGCGCAGCAGCGTGGTTTTACCTGAGCCGCTGGGACCGATAATAGCGACCACTTCACCGGGCTGAATCTCCAGGTCAATGCCTTTCAGCACGGCTTGTCCTTTGAATTGCTTGGTCAGATTGCGCAGGGTGATCATATCAATCAGGCGTCCTTTTCATGCAGATTGACCCGGGCTTCCAGGCGGTTCTGCAAGTGTGCGAGAAGGCTGGCGAGCACCCAGTAAATCAGCGCTGCGGCCAGGTACATGGTGAATATTTCGAAGGTGCGGGCCGTGATCAGTTGCGCCTGCCGGAACAGCTCGGGCACCTGGATCGTCGCCGCCAGAGCGGTGTCTTTCACCAATGAGATAAAACTATTGCCCAAAGGGGGCAGGGCGGTGCGCGCAGCTTGCGGGAGTATGGTGCGATACAGCGTCTGCGTGCGGGTCATGCCGATACTGGCGGCGGCCTCCCATTGTCCCCGATCGATGGAGGCGATGGCGGCGCGTAGGATTTCCGCCGCGTAGGCGGCCATGTTCAGAGAGAAACCGATCAGCGCGGCGGTCAGCGGTTCAAGACGGACGCCCAGCTGCGGCAACCCGTAGTAAATCATGAACAGTTGCACCAGTAGCGGGGTGCCGCGGAAGAAAGAAATATAGATCCGGGCGGTCCAGTCCAGGGCGCGGAAACTGGACAGCCGCATCATCGCCAGCGTGAAACCCAGTATCAGGCCGAAAAACATACCGCCGAGACTGAGCCCGACGGTGTATCCGGCGCCTTTCAGCAGGAATGGGGCGGAGTCCGCAATCAGCTTGAGGCTGCTTTCGATCATTGCGTTACGTCAGCCTTGAACCATTTCTCCGACAGTTTTTGCAGCGTGCCGTCTTCGCGCATTTTAGCGATGGCTTTGTCGATGGCCGCCAGCAGTTCGGGGTTGCCTTTACGCAGCGCCACGCCCGCTTCCTGACGGGAGAAGGGCGCCCCGGACAGAGTCAGCGCGTCGCCGGTTTTGTTCAGCAGTTCGAAGGCGGCGAAGCGGTCGATCAGAATGGCGTCGATGCGGCCGAAGCGCAGATCCTGGTATTTGGTGGGGTCGTCGTCGTAGGTTTTTACTTCCGCCTGCGGCGCGTTTTCACGCAACCAGGATTCATAGTTGGTGCCCAGACCAACACCCACTTTCATTCCAGCCAAGTCGGAAGGTCCGTTGATTTCGCTCTCCAGATCCTTGCGGGTCAGCGCCTGAATGCCGGAAACCGTGTACGGGGCGGAGAAGTCATATTTCTGTTTGCGCGCATCGGAAATGGTCACCTGATTGATCACCACGTCCAGACGTTCGGATTCCAGCGCCGCGAGCAGACCGTCCCACTTGGTGGTCTGATATTCCGCTTTCACGCCCAGCTGATCCGCCAGCGCTTTGGCGAACTCCACCTCGAAGCCAGTAAGCTGGCCGTTTTCATCCTGATAGTTAAACGGAGGGTAAGTGCCTTCCAGGCCCACCTGGATGGAGCCCCTTTTTTGAATGCTTTGCAGCAGGTCTTCTGCGGCGAAGCTGGGGGTGACTAACGCGGAGACAAGGGCCAGACCCAGGCCGCCAAGTACAAGAGTGCGACGTAAGCGATTGAATTTCATAAAAGCCTCCCATGGCCTGTGATAAAGATCGGGCAATTCTAGGTGTCTTCTTATATGCAATAAAATAATTAAAAATTATGTACTAATTCGTTTTATGAATATTGCTTCTGAACTTTCGTGACAATGTCACATTTTTGCGTCCAAAAAGTTAACTGCCCCCTGATCCGCCCCTTCGTAAACTGAACCCATCCTGATAACAGGCAACGACAAAACCAGCGTCGTTGCAGCAAGGTTTCCAACAGGCTGCGCCCTCAGATCAGCGCGGAGCCCATGGATCATAAATGCAGGAGGCAGCTATGAAAACCATTCATTTTTCCATCGCTATCGTTTTAGGCGCGGCGATCAGCGTCGCCGCCATTTATTTATTCGGGGGGAGTGCGGAGCCGGTTAAACCGAGCGTTGAAGTCGCTTCCGTGGCGCCTGTTAAAGCGACTGCCTCTGATCGCAATACGCCAGCCTACGCAGAGGAAGAGATCACTACGCTTGCGACGGAAGCTACGCCTGCGGACGGAACCATCACCGTCGCCGCCAACGGATTGGTGACGGTCAATGTGAATGCTTATCCCCTGTCGTTACTGACTAACAAATTGGAAGCGCTGACCGGGGTGCGTTTTTATCTGGATGACCGTCTACGGGACACCAAGCTGTCCTTGCTGGTGCTCAACGCGTCCATTCCCGACGCCATGAAGCGCCTCTCCCACACTTATAACCATGCGGACCTGTATCACGGCGAGTCTCTGGCGGCGATCAGTCTGTATCCAAAAGAGCAGATTGAGCTGACAGAATCCTTGTTGTTTCTCAACGCCAGTTTGTATGCGTCCGCGCCGGTCGAGTCGGTGGACGACAATCCTGTGACTCAGTATCGCACCAGTCTCATGGGCGCTGAGCCGGATCAGGCGGCAACCCTGTTCGAACAAGGGGTGCAGTCCTCAGATGCAGATACCCGTGCTATGGCGTTGAGCGCTTACGCGGAACGGGGCGAAGCCGCGCCGTTTGAGCAATTGAGCCGCTTGGCGCGGCAGGATCCTTCTCCGTTGGTGCGCGCCATCGCCTTCAACCAGTTGATGGGGCAGGAAAGTATTGACGTCTCCGTCAGACGCGATCTGGCGTTGGCGATGCAAAGCGACAGCGATCCCTTCGTCAAAGAGCAGGCGACGGCCATTCTCACCGCTCTTTCCGCAACCAGTAGCGTGGCGGCCCTGACCGACAACGAACAACAGGCGCAGACGCCTTAAGCCTTTCACATTTTTCCAGAACTCACAGAGCACACATTCCCTCGTCGTCGCCGTAGCTGTTTAGACGATGAGTGGGCGGTGCGCGCCTCAATACGAGCAAACAAGAGGGCATTACTATGAAAACCAAACAAAGACTCATCTCCTTGACCGCTGGCGCGCTGTTAGGCGCAGCCTCTGCTTTCAGTTTCGCGGATGTGGAATCCAGCGTGTATTACCTTAGCCCGGTCATCTATTCAGACGGTGCGGCGCATGCGCTGCCGATCACCTCCAGTGGCGGCACCATCGCCTATGTCTACGCCAGCAACGTGGACACCCGGGCGGTGTTCTTCAATGCAGAATGCGCTGTGCAGTCTGCTGACAATTTCACCTGGTTCGATATTAATCTGGAGGTGACTTATCCCAACGGAACGGTCTCCATCATTGCGCCATCGAGCAGCGACAATGCATTCTGCACCGGCCATGGGAATAACATTCTGGGAACCTGGAGCAGCAATGAAACCCATGGAACCTTCTACGCCTCGCAAACCGGCTGGTATCGCATTCGCGTGATCGGCCAGTTGATGGGCTACACCAGTGGCGAACGGGTGCGCATGGATGACATGTCCCTGATCGTAATGGATTAAAGGCGGATTAGGAGAGCGCCAACGCGTATCTCAATCATGTGGAGGCCGGCGTCAGTCGGCCTCTTTTTGCGCAAAGCGCCCCGTCAGCTTCCCGGCGCTGGTCAAAATTGCGCTTTGGATAATGACGCCCCACGCCTGGTTTCTCAGTCACTCCGGCCCCGTAAAGGGGAAAATCTGGAATTTAGTGCTATATCTTATAGTTAGTCGCGATGCGGCTTTCGCATCCTGAATCGACCCAAAATTTCCAGTAACCGAGGCGCATATTCGGGGAGACGTCATGTCCATTCGTTACAGATACACCTTGTTTTTAATCGTGTTTCTGGCCATTGTCGGCGTATTTACGGCATTAGGAATACAGCAGTGGGTGGCGCCCACCCTGGTTCAGGGAGAACAGAGAAACATCAACAGCGTGCTGCATGCGCTAGTGCACGAGATTCTGTCGGAGCTGTCCGAAGTGCAGGCGCAGCAGCGGGTGATCACCCAGACCGTGCCTTTGCTGGAGAGCGATCAGATCGACAAGCAACTGGGCGCGATGATTGATCAGTACGGCAAGAAGCAGGTGTTCGGCGGCGGGGTCTGGCCATTGCCGCGCAAGCGGGACAGCAATGTCGTCAAAAACAGCACCTTTATTCATCGTGACGGCAGCGGCAAGTTGGTCACCAACACCTACTGGAACACCCCGGAATCGCAAAACTATTACGAGCAGAGCTGGTATAAAGACGGCTTGAACGCCCCCGCCGGGCAGTGCGCCTGGGCGCCGGCCTATCGGGACTCCGCCAGTCCGGAGGCGCGCACCAATTGCTCCATGGGCATTCGCGTCAACGGCGAAGCTTATGGCGTTTCCACTATCGATGTGACCCTGGGGTTCTTTAACGGTCTGGCGGCGGAGAAGGAAAAGGAACTGAATGGGCAACTGCTGATCTTTGAGCGGGACGGCAAGATTCTCAACAACAGCAGCGGATTGCAGGGCGACGCGATTCTGAAGAACGTCAGCGATCTGGCGTCACAGTCTCCTTTTCTGGCGGAGGTCAAAGACTATCTGGGCTCCGCGTCCAATCAAGAAACTTATTCCAGCGAATATGAAAACGGCAAAGACGGCGAAGATTATTCCTTTTTCGTCCGCGACGTGCCCGGTACGCCCTGGTTGTTGGCGGTCAGTATTAAAACGTCGTTGCTGAGCGCGGCGACGGATTCGGTGATGTCTACTCTGGCGGCGATCCAGACCCCCATTGCGCTGGCGATTGTTTTCTTCGGCTTCATGGCCTTCACGCAACTAAGCAAACGCCTGGGCGTGCTGCGCGCCAATATCGATATTCTCAGCACCGGCGAAGCGGATCTGACCAAGCGTATTCAAATCAGCAGTCGCGACGAAGTGGGCAGCGTGGCGGAATCGGTGAACAAGTTCATTAAGTTTCTGGCGAATATGATCGGCGAGTTGTCGGTCTCCAGTAAACAGATCTCCGACATCGTGTCGGAAGTGGAAAAGCAGAGTAGAGAAAACTATCGCATGATGAACAATCATGCGGGTGAAACCGAGCAGGTGGTCACCGCCGTCACTGAAATGGCCGCCACCGCGGAATCCGTCGCCAAGAACGCGACGGAAACCTCTACTTTCACAGAGGATGCGAGTCGCTCCGCGCAGAAATCCAAAGAGACAGTGTCCCGGGCGCG is drawn from Hahella sp. KA22 and contains these coding sequences:
- a CDS encoding efflux RND transporter periplasmic adaptor subunit, coding for MSSRMLNGALAAALIGISLTGLLHAAGRPPTSVIAASAQSTPYYDKIEALGTVNANESVNITPKITEKVISIHFEDGASVKRGDLLIKLDDEEEQANLRSTLAVQAERESAYRRAQELYNRRVGSEADLDAARARVDQSQAEIEAIRTRIAAHQITAPFNGVLGLRHISVGALVEPSDVLTTLDDLSVVKVDFAIPSVFLANLKPGLKVEAETSAYPGQTFTGELKSISPRVDPVTRTVQARAAFDNPGRMLLTGMLLQLDLQSRPRTTLVIPESAISTVGTAHYVFVVAEGEPARAQRRQVEIGSRKAGKVEILKGLEEGDLVISHGLVKISDGSTVKVIAVDDGALNVAKLLQGEKQAEQTE
- a CDS encoding amidoligase family protein gives rise to the protein MNAGDNSFKTPSIVRRGDGEVRLVGFELEFTGLTLEQTVAALQTALGAQVISGSAAEKKLHVDSLGKFSVEVDWDYFKRQAAQQQGEEEDEWVQLLGQAAKLLVPMEVVCPPLPITSLTALDPMVVALRDAGAQGTEDSPIAAYGVHINPEIPSLDAAAIAAYLKAFSLLQWWLVERLQVDMTRRISPYIDLYPESYVRQLLSDPAPNLDRLFIDYLAYNPTRNRALDMLPLLMEIDGERVRRAVDDERIQARPTFHYRLPNSLIDRPDWSLAVPWNSWWVVEELACRPDDIERLSAAYLDAWRPLLGVSRHDWIETMEQWIQDSGLA
- a CDS encoding gamma-glutamyl-gamma-aminobutyrate hydrolase family protein; the protein is MDTRLRVGVTGSGRKWSPSWWCAQLALRMAGAHPERISVRHAPSGIPLDALIIGGGDDISPEHYNGDINEKVKIDPDRDALEIAWIHKALEHNIPLLGICRGAQLINCVLGGALHQDIRHMRKLTYNRPGLLPTKQVQLEKDSRMSAICGSRKLRVNSLHHQAIKVPGAGLKVVGRDLDFIVQAVECVSGRKIIGVQWHPEYLFYLPSQFALFRWLLQEQPHRKHAHASSGRG
- the tcyN gene encoding L-cystine ABC transporter ATP-binding protein TcyN gives rise to the protein MITLRNLTKQFKGQAVLKGIDLEIQPGEVVAIIGPSGSGKTTLLRCMNLLEEPSGGHIRVGDFEIDADRPLGPQQGLIRKLRQHVGFVFQNFNLFPHRTALENVMEGPVVVKKESREQAAAKGRSLLARVGLTGKEDSYPKRLSGGQQQRVAIARALAMEPDVILFDEPTSALDPELVGEVLATIRSLAEEKRTMVIVTHEMSFARDVANRAIFIDGGVIVEQGDAKTLFSNPKEARTRQFLNKFLGDNATQPLPEDA
- the tcyL gene encoding cystine ABC transporter permease; amino-acid sequence: MIESSLKLIADSAPFLLKGAGYTVGLSLGGMFFGLILGFTLAMMRLSSFRALDWTARIYISFFRGTPLLVQLFMIYYGLPQLGVRLEPLTAALIGFSLNMAAYAAEILRAAIASIDRGQWEAAASIGMTRTQTLYRTILPQAARTALPPLGNSFISLVKDTALAATIQVPELFRQAQLITARTFEIFTMYLAAALIYWVLASLLAHLQNRLEARVNLHEKDA
- the tcyJ gene encoding cystine ABC transporter substrate-binding protein encodes the protein MKFNRLRRTLVLGGLGLALVSALVTPSFAAEDLLQSIQKRGSIQVGLEGTYPPFNYQDENGQLTGFEVEFAKALADQLGVKAEYQTTKWDGLLAALESERLDVVINQVTISDARKQKYDFSAPYTVSGIQALTRKDLESEINGPSDLAGMKVGVGLGTNYESWLRENAPQAEVKTYDDDPTKYQDLRFGRIDAILIDRFAAFELLNKTGDALTLSGAPFSRQEAGVALRKGNPELLAAIDKAIAKMREDGTLQKLSEKWFKADVTQ
- a CDS encoding methyl-accepting chemotaxis protein produces the protein MSIRYRYTLFLIVFLAIVGVFTALGIQQWVAPTLVQGEQRNINSVLHALVHEILSELSEVQAQQRVITQTVPLLESDQIDKQLGAMIDQYGKKQVFGGGVWPLPRKRDSNVVKNSTFIHRDGSGKLVTNTYWNTPESQNYYEQSWYKDGLNAPAGQCAWAPAYRDSASPEARTNCSMGIRVNGEAYGVSTIDVTLGFFNGLAAEKEKELNGQLLIFERDGKILNNSSGLQGDAILKNVSDLASQSPFLAEVKDYLGSASNQETYSSEYENGKDGEDYSFFVRDVPGTPWLLAVSIKTSLLSAATDSVMSTLAAIQTPIALAIVFFGFMAFTQLSKRLGVLRANIDILSTGEADLTKRIQISSRDEVGSVAESVNKFIKFLANMIGELSVSSKQISDIVSEVEKQSRENYRMMNNHAGETEQVVTAVTEMAATAESVAKNATETSTFTEDASRSAQKSKETVSRARESVVDLSRRVTEAVENVNTMRQEAQLISNVINVIRGIAEQTNLLALNAAIEAARAGDQGRGFAVVADEVRALAARTQNSTEEIDGMLNRLESGVSVVVNAMSGMKDSSEVVVKDNEELTQGLDKVLSSFDEINDLNTHIATAAEEQSQVSDKISENMSEISMIISELTKLAQDSEASMNQLSSANEGLNGLVSRFKL